One region of Triticum aestivum cultivar Chinese Spring chromosome 6B, IWGSC CS RefSeq v2.1, whole genome shotgun sequence genomic DNA includes:
- the LOC123139066 gene encoding proline-rich receptor-like protein kinase PERK9 (The sequence of the model RefSeq protein was modified relative to this genomic sequence to represent the inferred CDS: added 56 bases not found in genome assembly), producing the protein MCDVIPKFHPTVTSLTSGAALHPAASHLQRRAAPPPPTSGAAPRPPPPISGDAPCPRLQPLATRRAPRLQPPATRRPPPPSDAPRPRLPPLAVPPPSRRPAVSPPSPRSLCYHHATGSPHLCHHQLLFPPPPHRRSAHPLAAAPIARRPAPRRVSDTSAPPQSPTSRTGLHPLPTPRRQVQVCELEKSVRAGRKVEEKEFVVLTELLMVQPLKLDGIEAEGKARAQRKAEFADGIRRSAPHLPQITLQSSLPGCSQPPP; encoded by the exons atgtgtgatgttaTTCCTAAGTTTCACCCCACTGTGACCAGCCTCACGTCCGGCGCCGCGCTGCAccccgccgcctcccacctccaaCGCCGCGCCGCGCCCCCACCTCCCACCTCCGGCGCCGCGCCGCGCCCCCCGCCTCCCATCTCCGGAGACGCGCCGTGCCCCCGCCTCC CCGCCTCCCAGCGATGCGCCGCGCCCCCGCCTCCCACCTCTGGCCGTCCCACCACCATCCCGGCGACCCGCCGTCTCACCACCATCGCCCCGTTCCCTCTGCTACCACCACGCCACTGGTTCCCCTCACCTCTGCCACCACCAACTTCTCttcccaccaccaccacaccgacGCTCTGCCCACCCGCTGGCGGCCGCCCCCATAGCGCGTCGTCCTGCTCCTCGTCGTGTGTCCGACACCTCCGCCCCACCACAGTCGCCAACCTCACGCACCGGCCTGCATCCCCTCCCCACTCCTCGACGTCAAGTTCAG GTGTGTGAGTTGGAGAAGAGTGTTCGTGCAGGGAGGAAGGTTGAGGAGAAAGAATTTGTTGTCTTGACAGAGCTGCTTATGGTGCAGCCGCTGAAACTCGATGGCATAGAGGCAGAGGGAAAAGCAAGGGCACAAAGGAAGGCAGAG TTCGCCGATGGGATCCGCAGGTCAGCCCCTCATCTTCCACAAATTACTCTTCAGTCTTCT CTCCCAGGCTGTTCACAGCCGCCACCCTAG